The DNA window GTACTCACGCAGTAACCCTTCGCCCAAAAATGCAGCCCCGTCATCCGACGTTCTCGCAGCAGTTCTCGATGGATCCGGACCGCACTCTTCCCTTTCAGGAACCCGATCGTGTGAGAGACGCTGTATTTTGGTGGGATGCTCAAGCACATGTGGATATGGTCCGGCTGCGCGTTGCCTTCGATCAACTCTACTCCTCTTTGATCACACAGCTCTCGAAGGATCCGCCCCACACGCCTGCGCAGATTCCCATACAACACCTTTCTCCGATACTTCGGGATGATCACAACGTGATATTTGCATTCCCATCGCACATGCGACAGGCTCTCCCATTCGTGCATGCAGGTTCTCCTTTCGGAGACCCCACGGGACCCTCCCGGAGGGAGAACCTAGCATTCCTCGCCGGATCGCTCGAAGCTCTTTGGGTTACGCCGCCGAAGGCGGCGGGTTTAGTGGCGGACTAAAGCAT is part of the Vicinamibacteria bacterium genome and encodes:
- the tnpA gene encoding IS200/IS605 family transposase, which translates into the protein MHEWESLSHVRWECKYHVVIIPKYRRKVLYGNLRRRVGRILRELCDQRGVELIEGNAQPDHIHMCLSIPPKYSVSHTIGFLKGKSAVRIHRELLRERRMTGLHFWAKGYCVSTVGLDEERIRTYIREQEKLESRQGDLDLS